Proteins from a single region of Equus quagga isolate Etosha38 chromosome 18, UCLA_HA_Equagga_1.0, whole genome shotgun sequence:
- the GBP6 gene encoding guanylate-binding protein 6, producing MASGPNMMAPICLVENNNEQLSVNQKAIEILGKISQPVVVVAIVGLYRTGKSYLMNRLAGQNHGFPLGSTVQSETKGIWMWCVPHPSKRNHTLVLLDTEGLGDVEKGDPKNDSWIFALAVLLCSSFVYNSMSTINHQALEQLHYVTELTELIRAKSSPRPDEVQDSTEFVSFFPDFIWTVRDFTLELKLDGHPITEDEYLENALKLIPGKNPKVQASNLPRECIRLFFPKRKCFVFDRPINDKALLADIENVSENELDSKFQEQINKFCSYIFTHARPKTLREGIMVTGNRLRTLVVTYVDTINTGAVPCLENAVRTLAQLENSVAMQKAADHYSEQMAQKLKLPTDTLQELLDVHTACEREAIAVFMEHSFKDENQEFQKNLVEIIKDKKEDFILQNEEESVNYCQAKLDQLSTVLMESISAGTFSVPGGHKLYMEAKERIERDYWRVPRKGVKANEVLQRFLQSQAAIENSILQADKALTEGEKAAAVERAKKEAAEKEQEMLRQRLQEQQQQMEAQKKSLQENIDQLEKKLAWERENLLREQNMILEHKLKVQRDLLNEGFRKKADEMNAEINGLKNMIDTSKNDDTPWVAQILDRFGNEVTSVLSAPAKLLGNLVKGVGSLFKKN from the exons ATGGCATCTGGACCCAACATGATGGCCCCCATTTGTCTGGTGGAAAACAACAATGAACAGCTGTCAGTGAACCAGAAAGCTATAGAGATTCTTGGCAAGATTTCTCAACCAGTGGTGGTGGTGGCCATTGTAGGACTGTATCGTACGGGCAAATCCTACTTGATGAACCGTCTTGCAGGACAGAACCACG GTTTCCCTCTGGGCTCTACTGTGCAGTCTGAAACCAAGGGCATCTGGATGTGGTGTGTGCCTCACCCCTCCAAGCGGAACCACACCCTGGTTCTTCTGGACACAGAGGGCCTGGGGGATGTGGAAAAG GGCGACCCTAAGAATGACTCGTGGATCTTTGCCCTGGCTGTGCTTCTGTGCAGCAGCTTTGTCTACAACAGTATGAGCACCATCAACCACCAGGCCCTCGAGCAGCTGCA TTATGTGACAGAGCTCACAGAGCTCATCAGGGCAAAGTCTTCCCCAAGACCTGATGAAGTACAAGATTCCACAGAGTTTGTGAGTTTCTTTCCAGACTTTATCTGGACTGTACGGGATTTCACCCTGGAGCTGAAGTTAGACGGTCACCCTATCACAGAAGATGAGTACTTGGAGAATGCCTTGAAGCTGATTCCAG GCAAGAATCCCAAAGTCCAAGCGTCCAATCTACCCAGAGAGTGCATCAGGCTATTCTTTCCAAAACGGAAATGTTTTGTATTTGACCGGCCAATAAACGACAAAGCACTCCTAGCTGACATTGAGAATGTGTCTGAAAACGAACTGGATTCTAAATTccaagaacaaataaacaagttcTGTTCTTACATCTTCACCCATGCAAGACCTAAGACTCTTAGAGAGGGAATCATGGTCACTGGGAATC GGCTGAGGACTCTGGTGGTGACCTATGTGGATACCATCAATACTGGAGCAGTGCCTTGTTTGGAGAATGCAGTGAGAACTCTGGCCCAACTTGAGAACTCAGTGGCCATGCAGAAGGCAGCGGACCATTACAGTGAGCAGATGGCCCAGAAATTGAAGTTGCCCACAGACACACTCCAGGAGCTGCTGGACGTGCACACAGCCTGTGAGAGAGAGGCCATTGCAGTTTTCATGGAGCACTCCTTCAAGGATGAAAATCAAGAGTTCCAAAAGAACCTTGTG GAAATCATAAAGGATAAGAAGGAGGATTTCATACTGCAGAATGAAGAGGAATCTGTTAACTACTGCCAGGCTAAACTTGATCAGCTTTCAACGGTCCTAATGGAAAGCATTTCAGCAGGGACTTTCTCTGTTCCTGGAGGGCACAAGCTCTACatggaagcaaaagaaaggatTGAACGGGATTACTGGCGAGTGCCCAGGAAAGGAGTGAag GCGAACGAGGTCCTCCAGAGATTCCTGCAGTCGCAGGCAGCAATAGAGAACTCCATCCTGCAGGCAGATAAAGCTCTCACTGAAGGAGAGAAGGCTGCAGCAG TGGAGCGGGCCAAGAAGGAGGCAGCTGAGAAGGAACAGGAGATGCTAAGACAGAGACtacaggagcagcagcagcagatggAGGCGCAAAAGAAGAGTCTCCAGGAAAACATAGATCAATTGGAAAAGAAGCTGGCgtgggaaagagaaaacctaCTGAGAGAGCAGAATATGATATTGGAGCATAAACTGAAG gtccaAAGAGATCTCCTTAATGAAGGATTTAGAAAGAAAGCTGATGAGATGAATGCAGAGATAAATGGCTTGAAAAATATGATTGATACTTCTAAAAATGATGATACTCCCTGGGTTGCACAAATCTTGGACAGATTTGGCAATGAGGTCACTTCAGTATTATCTGCTCCTGCCAAACTTCTTGGTAATCTTGTGAAAGGCGTAGGCtcactatttaaaaagaattaa